The DNA region AACAGGACATCCTCGGGTGTAGGGTTGGCCGCACGGTAGTCGTCCTCGCGGTGCGTGAGGATCATGAAGTCCGGGTTCGGCTCGCTATCCTCGGAAAGCTTGACAGCCCCTTGCACACGCAGGCAGAAGCGGTTGAGCAAGCGAGGCAAAAAGAACTTTGGCAGCCTATCCGTGATGGCGCCGTGGTCCGATCCTGGGGGAGCCATGTAAACAATCTCTCCACCAAGGAGTTCAAAGCGTTCGCTCTCTTCGAGCAGCCCCGCCTCCGCCATTCGGTGATACTCAGCCACCGTAAAACGCTTCGGAGCGGGCCCCTGGCACGTGGCGCCGCTGACTGGATCGATGGTGATTGCAGCGGTCATTGACATATCTCCGATTCTAACCTGCCTCCAAAGCCCCGGCTACTATCACTACTCCCCCAGCGTCCGCTTCTTCCGCAGCAAGTGATGGTAGTGCTGTGCGAATCGGTGCGACTCGTCACGCACGTACTGCAGCAGCCGCAGCGCGAAGGCGTTGCGTGAGAGCCGCAGCGGCTCGCTGCGGCCGGGGACGTAGATCAGCTCTTCTTTCTTGGCCAGCGAGATCACCGTGGGGGGCTCGATGCCTAGGACGCTGAACGCCTCCATCGCTTTGCCGAGTTGCCCCTTGCCGCCGTCGACCAGCAGGATGTCTGGGAAGACCGCGTCCTCGTCGCTGAGCCGCTTGAACCGGCGGGCCACCACCTCGCGGATGCTGGCGAAGTCGTCGATCC from Pirellulimonas nuda includes:
- a CDS encoding Uma2 family endonuclease, whose product is MTAAITIDPVSGATCQGPAPKRFTVAEYHRMAEAGLLEESERFELLGGEIVYMAPPGSDHGAITDRLPKFFLPRLLNRFCLRVQGAVKLSEDSEPNPDFMILTHREDDYRAANPTPEDVLLLVEVAHSSIAFDRSTKLRLYALAGISEYWVADVRRNELIVHQEPNTATGEYSAIKHHSVTQKIAPQAIPDCELDLAWLFR